The following proteins come from a genomic window of Natrinema saccharevitans:
- a CDS encoding NAD(P)/FAD-dependent oxidoreductase has translation MKRIGIVGAGAGTAAAAYGLEETVPDADVTVLEKSRGVCGRAATRRRDGAVYDYGANYVKSDDERVVDLLTEVLDTDGLVDIAEPVWTFDADGEVSPGEDRDESKWTYRRGLTQIAKRLFARTDATVHRETRVERVIRDDDGGIGGDGEPAGVWHLEDTDGQRWGPFDVLLLNPPAPQTADLLRSADWESDVRDRLVDAVDAVPFRTIWTGILHYPFELETPYYALVNADKAHEVGWIAREECKPGHVPDGESLLVVQANHEWSVDRYDEPPAENLTELAALTADLLDDERLREPDWTDHQGWRYALPEDGVARDPLQLAEADGLYCLGDWVAGESRLHAALHNGLEVAERVTARL, from the coding sequence ATGAAACGGATCGGAATCGTCGGTGCAGGTGCCGGCACAGCGGCCGCGGCCTACGGGCTCGAGGAAACGGTGCCGGACGCCGACGTAACGGTACTCGAGAAGTCCCGCGGCGTCTGCGGACGGGCCGCGACCAGACGACGCGACGGCGCGGTCTACGACTACGGCGCGAACTACGTCAAGTCCGACGACGAGCGGGTCGTCGACCTGCTGACCGAAGTCCTCGACACCGACGGGCTGGTCGATATCGCGGAGCCGGTCTGGACCTTCGACGCCGACGGCGAGGTGTCGCCGGGCGAGGACCGCGACGAGTCCAAGTGGACCTACCGGCGGGGGCTGACCCAGATCGCGAAGCGGTTGTTCGCTCGCACCGACGCGACGGTCCACCGGGAGACGCGGGTCGAACGGGTGATTCGGGACGACGACGGCGGTATCGGAGGGGACGGCGAGCCGGCGGGGGTCTGGCACCTCGAGGATACCGACGGCCAGCGGTGGGGGCCGTTCGACGTCCTCCTGTTGAACCCGCCGGCACCACAGACCGCCGACCTGTTGCGCTCGGCCGACTGGGAGAGCGACGTTCGGGACCGCCTCGTCGACGCCGTCGACGCCGTCCCCTTCCGGACGATCTGGACCGGAATCCTCCACTACCCGTTCGAACTCGAGACGCCCTACTACGCGCTGGTCAACGCGGACAAGGCCCACGAGGTGGGCTGGATCGCTCGCGAGGAGTGCAAGCCCGGCCACGTCCCCGACGGCGAGTCGCTGCTGGTGGTTCAGGCCAACCACGAGTGGTCGGTCGACCGCTACGACGAGCCGCCCGCGGAGAACCTGACGGAACTGGCGGCCCTGACCGCCGACCTGCTCGACGACGAGCGCCTGCGAGAGCCCGACTGGACCGACCATCAGGGGTGGCGATACGCCCTCCCCGAGGACGGCGTCGCCCGCGACCCACTCCAGTTGGCCGAGGCCGACGGGCTCTACTGTCTCGGCGACTGGGTCGCCGGCGAGTCCCGACTCCACGCGGCGTTGCACAACGGCCTCGAGGTCGCCGAGCGCGTCACTGCTCGCCTGTAG